In Xiphophorus hellerii strain 12219 chromosome 13, Xiphophorus_hellerii-4.1, whole genome shotgun sequence, the following proteins share a genomic window:
- the LOC116731656 gene encoding gastrula zinc finger protein XlCGF8.2DB-like, whose amino-acid sequence KSFIRKQDLTQHMRIHTGEKLFSCVNCGKSFSRKQDLTKHMMIHTGEKPFSCVTCGKGFRQKQELTRHMIIHTGEKPFSCVTCGKSFIRKQDLTQHMMIHTGEKPFSCVTCGKSFIRKQDLTQHMMIHTGENPFLCVTCGKSFGYKHVLTQHMMIHTGKKPFSCVTCGKSFIRKQDLTRHMMIHTGEKPFSCVTCGKGFRQKQELTRHMIIHTGEKPFSCVTCGKSLE is encoded by the exons aaaagttttattcgaaaacaggatttaactcagcacatgagaattcacactggtgaaaagctgttttcatgtgtgaattgtggaaaaagttttagtcgaaaacaggatttaactaagcacatgatgattcacacaggtgaaaagccgttttcatgcgTGACCTGTGGAAAGGGTTTTCGTCAAAAACAGGAATTAACTCGTCACATGAttattcacacag gtgaaaagccgttttcatgtgtgacctgtggaaaaagttttattcgaaaacaggatttaactcagcacatgatgattcacactggtgaaaagccgttttcatgtgtgacctgtggaaaaagttttattcgaaaacaggatttaactcagcacatgatgattcacacaggtgaaaatcCGTTTTTATgcgtgacctgtggaaaaagttttggttataaacatgttttaactcagcacatgatgattcacacaggtaaaaagccgttttcatgcgtgacctgtggaaaaagttttattcgaaaacaggatttaactcgtcacatgatgattcacacaggtgaaaagccgttttcatgcgTGACCTGTGGAAAGGGTTTTCGTCAAAAACAGGAATTAACTCGTCACATGAttattcacactggtgaaaagccgttttcatgtgtgacctgtggaaaaagttt AGAGtga
- the LOC116730974 gene encoding gastrula zinc finger protein XlCGF8.2DB-like has translation GEKPFSCVNCGKCFRQKQHLTKHMMIHTGEKPFSCVTCGKSFCYKLALTQHMMIHTGEKPFSCVTCGKRFSRKDELTKHMMIHTGEKPFSCVNCGKCFCQKQSLIQHMMIHTGEKPFSCVTCLKSFSNKSVFDAHMRTHTGEKPFSCVNCGKCFNRKQSLTEHMMIHTGEKPFSCVNCGKSFNRKQSLTEHMMIHTGEKPFSCVTCGKSFNRKQSLTRHMMIHTGEKPFSCVTCEKSFLQKPHFTKHMMIHTGEKSFSCVNCGKSFSGKYNLTEHMRI, from the exons ggtgaaaagccattttcatgtgtgaattgtggaaaatgttttcgtcaaaaacaacatttaactaagcatatgatgattcacacgggtgaaaagccgttttcatgtgtgacctgtggaaaaagtttttgttataAACTGGCTTTAACTCAGcatatgatgattcacactggtgaaaagccgttttcatgtgtgacctgtggaaagagaTTTAGTCGAAAAGATGAGTTAACTAAGcatatgatgattcacactggtgaaaagccgttttcatgtgtgaattgtggaaaatgtttttgtcaaaaacaaagtttaattcagcacatgatgattcacactggtgaaaagccgttttcatgtgtgacctgtttaaaaagttttagtaa caaatctgtttttgatgctcatatgagaactcatacgggtgaaaagccgttttcatgtgtgaactgtgggaaatgttttaatcgaaaacagagtttaactgagcacatgatgattcatactggtgaaaagccgttttcatgtgtgaactgtgggaaaagttttaatcgaaaacagagtttaactgagcacatgatgattcatactggtgaaaagccgttttcatgtgtgacctgtgggaaaagttttaatcgaaaacagagtttaactcggcacatgatgattcacactggtgaaaagccattttcatgtgtgacctgtgaaAAGAGTTTTCTTCAAAAACCGCATTTCactaagcacatgatgattcatactggtgaaaagtcattttcatgcgtgaactgtggaaaaagtttcagtggaaaatataatttaactgagcacatgaggatt